AACACTGTGGGTGTAACATCACAGGTGAGACCCATAATGTCCAAAAATACAAGATGCCAATCGGCGAGAGCCACTGCCGACCCGGGACTTTGCCATAATACCGCCGCATTATGGCGTGCGTTGGAAATCATGGAAGAGTAAAAGTTATGCAGAAGCGGCTTCCTGTGCGCACTTTGCTCTGACTCCAATCATCCGCTTTATTTGGCCCTCTGACGTGGTTGAACCGCTGTGTCCTCTGTCAACCTGGGCTGTCTGTTGTCAGGCTGCAGCCGTATGGTCGGCCTGGACCGCAAGCTGAAGCCATCTGCTGTCTCGGTACATATGCACACAAAATGGGAGGAAGCCAATAGCACAGGCTCCTCCACAGGAACACGGGGAAGAGTCCCACTGCTGTTGACTACGTAATAGATTATGATAATAACTTAAACAGCAGTAGCCTCGAACAAACATATTGGGAGATGAGCACCATAACCTACAGGAATAGTCATATATTAACATCAACACCATCATTAATAACTGGCATTAATAGGCTACAAGTTTCctctgttatatttattttgcaatttgtttttattgtcgaTCAGTTTTCATAATATCAATCATACTGCGCGGTGCATTGTGGGCCTTGTTCTATTTTTTTAGTTTCTTGTGTTAAACTGTCATCTTTTGCAACATTTACATTGTTGGGTAATCATGCATGTCATCTCTAGCTGACCAGCAGATGGCGACCTTACACAGTCCTGAAACACTTGATTCCATAAGCAGTCCCTATTATtaaagtgttattattattaaagcttGTGTACAGAGAGGCCAGGAAATTACTCATGGGTAGgctgaaaaaaagggaaaaaagtgcACCCCCGCTGAATTTTCCCATAGTCCACAGTGGAGGTATTGTTCAAATCCAGGTCACAGTATGGGGGGAgatgaatgtatttaaaataacaattgATTTAATGAAGCAGGACTTCCAGCATATAGAAGTGGCACTTAGTAAGCAAGGGAGTGAAAAGTACTTTCAAACACTAACTATGAAGTGCACAAAAGTGCACATTTATTTCAAATggataaatacataattaatattcattttaagtACAGATTTTTAGGGATTTTTTAAGAAATGTCATAAACTCACAGCTCTGAATTTAACTAGCCTTTCCTCTGTTCTGTTAAATTTTGCATGCAGATGTGCCAAGTACCTTTAGATAGGGAAATAATTTGGTCTAAGAATAGATTAGACAAGACTAGAATAAATTAGGATAGAATAAGGTCAGTCAGTAGATGTTGGTGCTCATTTCCACCACTGCTCCTTCATATTTTAAGCTTTCTTTGGACGATGACCACTCCACTGAACAGATGGAGGTTTAGAGTCTTGCTTAAATATATAAGAAGAGCTATCTCAGTAAGTCCAGGCTTGAGGACTTTTTGCAACAGACAagtcaaaaaattaaattaatgtaaGAACAACACCTCTGTTATAGTTCACACCCTTGTTCCAACAAGTCCAAACACTCAGAATGATGACTTTCATTATAGAAGCgtattttttgtctgtttttaaacttTCTACACAAGGGTCCCTGGGCACATACCCAGATTGCCCATTTAGTAGATTCGTCCATGACTCCTGGTCTACCCACACAGGTGCTTTCACTTCTAGTGGTTGAAGAGCTCATTCTtccatttgttgtgttttttttgcatctgtTAGGGCAGAACAACGTGTACCTTTCTATTATTTTGTAagaatattgatttaaaaaaatcctgtCATAGCTCCACCAAACTTCATCCTGAGCAGAGGTTTAATCTGTACACCTTTTCACAAGTAaaccatgacagtgtgacagtgggCCAGCACATTACCAGGATCCTGAAGTTAAAGCAAAAGttattcatttgattatttacaCCAGTAGGCctacttttcctaatgtgacatGTTAAAATATCTGTTGTGAGAAAGAGTGTAAATCCATTCCAAAACAGATAACAGATAGAACAGACAGATAAGAtaacagacagaaagatagataaaagATAGTTTGTCCAGTGAGGCATATGAGCATTTCTGATTTGCTGCCCTGATGGTTAAGCTATGGTTTAGCTTTGAATTTTCTACTGTTGAATCAGTCGTTTCATGTAGCCGATCTATCCACCAACACAACCGTGGATTTCTGTTAATGATTTATGATTTCTGACAAAATTGCAATGGCTGTTCTAGCTCTGAAAGGGATGAGGTTATTTGAGGTTATTTTAAGTTAAAGAAGTTAAGTTAAAGCCtttaatattgtgtattttattaagGACGTACACTTTCAAGTCAAAAATAAGTTCCATGCCCTGTTCATTCAGTTCTACATCTGTGCTTCACTGTGCAAGattgtgcagagtttgacacttgaaggctgttttcacatttgtcTGCTGAAGGCGAGTTTAAGATTGGGtcctacaagcatgatttgtgacatcacaatcaGTTTGGAGCCAAGCAATGCAGGGCTAGTATATGCCAGTATAaggaaaatgtatgaaatgaagcatatttgcatattcaaagGATTTGATGAGGGAGTgggagtagatgtcattttaaggactTTTAACAAGGTAACTGCAACCCATGCCCAATTTATTATTCCAATCAGATGGTTTTTATAGGCCTATGCCCTAAAACAAGTCTGGACGGATTCTTAAACAACGCAGACGAACATTACTACATTTCACTTGTTTGAGCTTATTTGCTGTCTATGGGAAGATTGAATACGATTGAATAATAGTTGTCAGCTTTCCCCATCTCTACTATCTGTCTCGTGTTTGAATATGGCGCAGCAATAGAGTTTAAGTTGTGGACTGTGGACTCAACAGGTTTGTGTTGCAGCCTGTAGAGGACACTGTGTTACCGCCTGCACGTTGAtcacctctctcccccctctctgctctgtctcctcCCATGCTCCTTCACTTCAGAGGACCGGTCTCCGGCTTCACACAGCGTCTCATCGCGTCTACAGGATGAACTTCTAACTGTGGATGTAAAGTGAGACAATCGGATCATTCTTCATTACTGTTCGTAGATTCAAGTCTGCGTAACCTGATTTGGGCCAGCGGGGCCCCGCGTACGGATCCTCTTCTGCAGCCCGGCGTGTAATCTGTGATGGATCGAGGTTTCATAATAACTTAGACGTCCCAGACCGGTTAGGAGACAAACTGTTTATTTAGATAAAGACCGAACCAGTGGGGATATGGACGGGGCGGACGTGAGCCAGCTGTCCGATGAGGAGCTGCTGATGCAGGGGAAGGAGGATCTGGTCCGGAGGCTGAGGAGACTGGAGAGCCGCAACATGGAGCTGATGCTGGAGCACGGGAACATGATGAAGGACGTGAATCGGAGACTGCAGGTCCACCTTCATGAGATCCGGAGTCTGAAAGAGGTCAACCAGAAACTGCAGGATGATAACCAGGAGCTAAGAGAGCTCTGCTGCTTCCTGGACGACGACCGACAGAAGGGCAAGAAGGTGTCCCGGGAATGGCAGAGGTTCGGCCGCTACACTGCCAGCGTCATGTGGAAAGACGTCGGTCTGTACCAGCAGAAACTGACCGAGCTGGAGGCCAATCAGGACACGCTGAGGACGGAGAACGTGGAGCTGAAGGAGATCATCTTCATGCTGGATGAGGAGAGGAACGGCGCCGGCTCCAGGAGCTCCATCGACAGCCAATCCAGCCTGAGCAACCTGAACGGGCCGGTGCGAGACGTCGGGGATGGAAGTAGCACATCCAGTACTGGAAGCGCTGGGAGTCCagatcaccatcaccaccaccaccacttacaCAAATCATCCGAAGGGAAGATAGCATCTCTGAGGAGGTCTATGGACGACCTGTCCGCCTCTCAGAGAGGACTCTCCACTGGTCTCAGTGGTAAGTGATCCTCATTTAGTATGCAGTTTATGATGAAACTGTGTCATTAATTTATTTCATGAAGTAACCGTCAGTATCAGGTTAGATTTGTGCAAAATCTGGATTCCAGAAAGAAGGTGATGGAAAAGTTATTATTAAgttttgaaacattaaataaactCAAATGAAAGACGTGTGGTGCTGGCTCACACCAGCAACACACATGGACAAAGACCTTCAACTTATATTTCACAGTCACTGGTCATTCTCACAAAATATTCTTTTAACAACACATACATGAAATTAGTATTTTCACAATACAATCCCAACTCAAAGACAATTTATTGGCTTTTTTCCAGTGCTTTCAACCATACAAGGTCTTCATACACAGTACTGAGCCCTTAAAGTAGTAGCCTATGTATGGCTGGATTTCTTCCTTGTTGATATGAATACTGAATATACATGATGGTGATTACTATTATCTCATGGAATCATTTGCATCTTTCTCAGAAATTGTAAATTATCTTGTCTAAGCATTGCTTAGACAATTGAGTTGAGGTGGTTCAGTTCTGTCAAAGACTCTTCAAAAGAATTGACTTCACATGGTTGTGAAGTTATGGCTCTCTTTATGAGGACA
This is a stretch of genomic DNA from Scomber japonicus isolate fScoJap1 chromosome 16, fScoJap1.pri, whole genome shotgun sequence. It encodes these proteins:
- the ccdc85ca gene encoding coiled-coil domain-containing protein 85C-A translates to MDGADVSQLSDEELLMQGKEDLVRRLRRLESRNMELMLEHGNMMKDVNRRLQVHLHEIRSLKEVNQKLQDDNQELRELCCFLDDDRQKGKKVSREWQRFGRYTASVMWKDVGLYQQKLTELEANQDTLRTENVELKEIIFMLDEERNGAGSRSSIDSQSSLSNLNGPVRDVGDGSSTSSTGSAGSPDHHHHHHHLHKSSEGKIASLRRSMDDLSASQRGLSTGLSDASANYIRQLENKVRMLEDENKQLLTEPNGGGVKTLKKGLSLYHSESQLSQFHDNMHNGASQTPSGEPSPTGIYFPPGQKPEAVVHAMKVLEVHEKLDRHNSQEYDDDLSEKEKAIVREMCNVVWRKLGDAAGSKPSVRQQLSGNQFKGPL